Below is a genomic region from Candidatus Binataceae bacterium.
AGCGTCGGTCGCAAGCACCATTCCGGCGACTACTGACTCCGCTTCGCTCGAGGCCGCCTACCAGTTCTGCGCGCGTCTGGCCAGGTCACACTACGAAAACTTCACGATTGCTTCGTGGCTGATGCCCGCGGCAATGCGCAAGCATATGTATGCCATCTACGCGTACGCGCGGATCGCCGACGACTTTGCCGACGAAGACCACGACCCGCGCAAGCTTGACGAATGGGAGCGCCAACTCAACCTGGCGTATGCGGGCTCGCCCCGCCACCCGGTCTTCGTTGCGCTGGCTGACACTGTTGACCGCTTCGACATACCACGCGAGCCGTTTGCCGACTTGTTGGTGGCGTTCCGCTCCGACCTCCATTTCGACGGCTTCGAAGCGATCGAGGATTTGCTTGGCTACTCGCGTTACTCGGCGAATCCGGTGGGGCGGCTGGTTCTGTATCTGTTTGGGTATCGCGACCCGGAGCGACAGCGTCTCTCGGATCTGATCTGCAGCGGACTTCAGCTTGCCAACTTCTGGCAGGATGTTGCGGTCGATTTGCAAAAGGGCCGAATTTATCTTCCGCGCCGCGACATGGCGCAATTCGGTGTGCGTGCCGAAGATCTAGCTTCGGGTGCGGTGGATGAGAAATTCATCGCGCTCCTCCGGCACGAAGTGGCCGGAGCCCGCGCGATGCTGGTCGCCGGCGGCGAGCTCTCGCGACTCATAGATCGGCGCCTGCGACGCGACATCCTGATGTTCGCGGGTGGAGGCCTGGCAATTTTGCGCGCGATCGAAGGCGTCGGGTTCGATGTATTCCACCGCCGACCCAAGCTTTCCAAAGGCGACTACCTGAAACTGACATGGAATGCGGTGCGGGGCAGACTTGAATCCTGACTCGAACGGCGACCGGCAGGCCCAGGCCGCCGGTTCATTGGAGACAGATTATCGACGCTGCGGCGACATAACGCGGCAGTCTTCGTCGAATTTTTACTACGCCTTTATGCTGCTGCCCCTCGAGCGTCGGCGTTCGCTCTATGCAGTCTACGCCTTCTGTCGCTTCGTGGACGACGTTGCAGACGATGAGTCGATTCGCGAGCCGGCGCGACTGCTCTCGCGCTGGCGCGAGGAACTCGCGCGCGTCTACGGGGATGGCACACCGACCCGTGCGATCTCTCGCGCGCTGGCCGACACGGTCCAGCGATTTTCGGTTCCGCGGCGCTGCTTCGAGGAACTGATCGCGGGCATGGAGATGGATCTCTCGCGCAAGCGCTACGCGACCTTCGACGAACTGCGCCGCTACTGCTATCGGGCGGCCGCGGTAGTGGGCCTCATCTGCATAGAGATTTTTGGCTACACGAACCCCGACGCCAAGCTGTACGCGGAGAATCTCGGCATCGCCTGCCAGCTCACCAATATTCTGCGCGACGTGAAAGAAGATGCCACCAAGGGTCGGATTTACCTTCCGCTCGAAGATCTCGCCCGGTTCTCGGTCACCGAGACGGAAATTCTCGAGGGCGTTTACAGCGATGGGTTTGTTCGCCTGATGGAATTCGAGGCGCACCGCGCGCGGGAATATTACCAGCGCGCTCAAGAATCGCTTCCCCCGGAAGACCGTTCGACGCTGCTTACCGCCGAGGCGATGCGCCTGATCTACGGCTCGCTGCTCGATCGAATCGTAAGTTCCAACTACCGGGTGCTCGATCGCCGCCTGAGCCTATCGGCAACGCACAAGCTCTACCTGGTCGGGCGCGCATGGGCGACCTCCCGTCTTGGCGCGCTGCGCGGGTAGGGTTACTACTACCTGGGTAATGATCGATTCCAAGGATGTCGTCGTAGTCGGCGGCGGGTTCGGCGGATTGAGCGCCGGGGTCGCTCTGGCCGAGCGTGGGTTCCGCGTCGCGTTGCTGGAACGCAAACCCGAGCTCGGTGGACGCGCCTATTCCTTCGAAGACCCTGATACCGGCGACTTTGTCGACAACGGGCAGCACGTTCTGATGGGCTGCTACACGGAGACGCTGGATTTTCTGCGCAGGATTGGCTCCGGCGATAATCTGGTCTTCCAGAAGGATCTGGAAATCGAAATGCTCGCCGGCCCGGGCCGCAGCGCCACCCTGCGCACGGCGCACCTGCCGGGACCGTTGCACATGAGCGCGGCGCTCATGCGCTATCGTCATCTGAGTCTTAAGGAGCGCTACGCGGCAGCTCGGGGAGGTCTCAAGCTCCTCAAGATGCGCCGTCGTGACCGCGGCGCGCTGGAGAAAATGACCGTCACCGAGCTGATGAATCAGCTCGGACAGAGCGAGAATGCGCGTCGCGCTTTCTGGTATCCGCTGTCGGTGGCGACCCTCAACGATGAACCTGAAGTATCGTCGGCCGGGTTGTTGGCCGAGGTGTTGATGCGCGCGTTCTTCTCGCGGCGCTCGGCTTCCGCCTTCGTCTATTCGCGAGTCGGCCTGAGCGAATTGTATTGCCGCGCAGCACGCAGCTTCGTCGAGCGAGCGGGGGGCGTCATCGCCCGACGCGCGATCGTGGAGGGGCTCGAGGTTGATGGTAGCGGAGTTGTGGAGCGCATCCGCCTCCGCGACGGCTCCAAGCTGGAAGCGGCGAACTTTATCGTCGCCGCACAGGCCGAGCACCTGGTCCGGATGCTGCCGGAGAACGTGGTCGCGGATCCGTTTTTTCAGCGAATTAACCAGCTCGCGACCTCGCCGATCATTTGCGTGCACGCGTGGTTCGATCGCGAGGTAACGCGCTCGGCGTTCGTCGGCTTCATCGGCACGACCACTCAGTGGCTGTTCAACAAGCGCCGGATCTTCGAGCGACACGGGGAACGGCATCCGGGCTATCTGAGTTTCGTCATCAGCGGGGCGCGCCGACTGGTGGATCTGCCGAACGACGACCTGCTCGATCTGGTGTTGAACGACCTGAGCACGATGATTCCGGCAGCGCGCAGCGCCAAGGTCAGCAAGGCGATCGTACTGAAAGAGAAACAGGCGACCATGGCGCCCACCACGGACTCGCATCGGCTACGGCCCGGCGTTACGACCCCATTAAAAAATCTCTTCCTGGCGGGCGATTGGATCCAGACCGGCTTGCCCGCGACGATCGAGAGCGCGGTCATTTCCGGCCGCGCGGCCGCGGCGGCGGTAGCGGCACGATCGTGACCGCGGGGGGCCGATCGGTGCCGCGGCTGGCACTCGTTACGGGGGGAAACGGGTTTGTCGGGTGCCATGTGGTGCGCGCGCTGCTGACGCGGGGGGATCGGGTCAGGGTGCTGATTCGACCCGGAGCCGATCGTGCGGCGCTTGAGGGCCTCGAGGTGGAACTGGCGATCGGCGACCTTCGCGATCGCGAAGCAGTCGATCGCGCGGTCGCCGGATGCGACCAGGTTTATCATGTGGCGGCCGACTATCGCCTGTGGGTTCCCGAACCGGCTGCGATGTATGCGGCCAACGTGGACGGCACCTGCAACGTGATCGAGGCATCACGACACGCACGGGTCGAACGGATGGTCCACTGCAGCACGGTGGGCACGCTCGGCATTCCCCCCGGCGGAGCCGGAACGGAGGACACTCCGGTTTCGATCGAAAAGATGGTGGGGCCGTACAAGCGGTCGAAATTCATCGCGGAACAGGTCGCGCTCGAGGCGGCGCGCGCGGGGGCGCCGGTCGTGGTAGTGAATCCGTCGACCCCGATCGGGCCGCTGGATCTGAAACCCACGCCGACCGGCCGAATCATTGTCGATTTCCTCAATCGGAGAATGCCCGCGTACGTCGACACCGGCCTCAACCTGGTTGACGTCTCCGACGTGGCGCAGGGTCACCTGCTGGCGGCTGAGCGCGGGCGGATCGGCGAGAAATACATCCTGGGCGGCGAGAATCTGACGCTGAGGGAGTTGCTTGAGCGGCTCGCGCGCATCTCCGGATTGCCTGCGCCGCGGGTACGGCTGCCCTACGCGGTCGCCTTTGGTTTCGCGCTGGGCGCAGAAGCGGTCTCGCGGGTGCTGACCCATCGGGCACCGCGCGCGAGTGTCACCGAGGTCAGGATGTCTCGCAAGCACATGTTCTTCGATTCAGCGAAGGCCCGTGGCGAGCTGGGGTACTCGCCGCGGCGAGTGGAGACTGCGCTTGCGGCGGCAGTCGAGTTTTTCCGCAAAACCGGGCTAGCGCGCGACGCCGCTTAGTCATGGGCTTCGCGCGTCTGCTGCTCTTGACCGTCGCGCTTCGCCCTTACGTATTCGTTTTTCTGGCCAGCTTCCTGATCATTTCGATTGTCAATTTTGGAGTGCGTACGACACTGCTGTTTACCGCGCTGACCTACGCAGTGTCATTAACGTGCGAGTGGTCTTCGGTACACAACGGGTTTCCATTTGGCTTGTATCACTACCTCGACGCGACGCGAGACCGGGAACTCTGGGTCATCGGCGTCCCGTTCATGGATTCGCTGTCCTTCACCTTTCTGGCCTTCGCCAGCTACACCGTCGCGTTGCTGGTGACTGCTCCCCTTTACCGGAGCGGATGGGACCTCCGTCTGCTCGACACCTGGAAAATCCGGCGCTCGCCACGAGTGTGGCTCATGGCGTCGCTGTTCATGGTGATGATCGATTTCGTGGTCGACCCGCTAAGCGTGCTCGGCGACCGGTGGTTCCTGGGCAAGATCTTCTGGTACGACCCGCCCGGACCGCACTTCGGGGTACCAATCAGCAATTACCTCGGATGGTACCTGGTCGCGGCGGTAACGATCGCAATCTTTGTAGTGCTGGATCGGCTGCTGAATCGCCACGCGCGGCCGTTGGGCGGTCGTCCATCGTTTCCCTCCCGCGCGTTGCTCGGACCTGCGCTCTACCTCGGAATAGCCTGCTTCGGAATCACGATGTTGTTTCGAATCGGCGCGACCGAGATCGGGTGGGCTAGCGTATTCATCTATCTTCCCTTCCTGACTCTTGTGATCCACATTGTGACCCGTACCGAGTCTTATGGCGGGCCGGAAACAATCGAAGATCACCTGCGGGATTTTCCTTACGACAACGGAATCATCGGAGCGGAACGGGGACCCGGACCGTCGCCCATCTCACGGCGAGGTATCGCGTAACCGACTGAAAAAATTGTTGGCAGCGGCCGGGAAGCGTGTGCCATTTGGACAACCTCCTCCTCGAGCGCTTGGCTGGCAGTCCTAGGCTCGACTGACGCTTCCGCCTGGATCTGAGCTATGTTCCGCGGAGGCGGAGGATGCTCTCATGGAAAACCCGAGCCTTCAGTTGCTAATCGATCGCGCGGAAATCAGCGACTGCCAACTGCGGTATGCGACCGGCCTCGATATGCGCGATTGGAAGTGTTTCCGATCGTGCTTCGCTGATGAAATAGAAGTGGATTTTTCATCCGTCTTTGGCGGCGACGGGCCGCGCAAGGTCAGCGCCGACCGGTGGACCGAGGCGGCGCGCCGCACCATCGGCGGCTTGCAGGCAACCCAGCATATGATCACCAATCACGTGATCACCGTCGATGGCGATAAGGCCTTGTGCATTGCCTACGTGCAGGCACAACATTATCTACCCAACGATCAGGGTGACAGCACCCAGACGATGGGTGGTTATTACACGAATCATTTCATCCGCACCGCGCAGGGCTGGAGAATCAAATCGTGCAAACTCACGCTGACTTGGAACAAGGGTAACTGGGGCATTTTTGAGCTCGCGCGCCAGCGTCTGAAAGCGGCCGAAGGTCGCTAGCGGCAGCACTGCCGCAACCCGAGGAGGACCGACTATG
It encodes:
- a CDS encoding nuclear transport factor 2 family protein; translated protein: MENPSLQLLIDRAEISDCQLRYATGLDMRDWKCFRSCFADEIEVDFSSVFGGDGPRKVSADRWTEAARRTIGGLQATQHMITNHVITVDGDKALCIAYVQAQHYLPNDQGDSTQTMGGYYTNHFIRTAQGWRIKSCKLTLTWNKGNWGIFELARQRLKAAEGR
- the hpnC gene encoding squalene synthase HpnC — translated: MSGIGMGASPGTKPEASVASTIPATTDSASLEAAYQFCARLARSHYENFTIASWLMPAAMRKHMYAIYAYARIADDFADEDHDPRKLDEWERQLNLAYAGSPRHPVFVALADTVDRFDIPREPFADLLVAFRSDLHFDGFEAIEDLLGYSRYSANPVGRLVLYLFGYRDPERQRLSDLICSGLQLANFWQDVAVDLQKGRIYLPRRDMAQFGVRAEDLASGAVDEKFIALLRHEVAGARAMLVAGGELSRLIDRRLRRDILMFAGGGLAILRAIEGVGFDVFHRRPKLSKGDYLKLTWNAVRGRLES
- the hpnD gene encoding presqualene diphosphate synthase HpnD encodes the protein MNPDSNGDRQAQAAGSLETDYRRCGDITRQSSSNFYYAFMLLPLERRRSLYAVYAFCRFVDDVADDESIREPARLLSRWREELARVYGDGTPTRAISRALADTVQRFSVPRRCFEELIAGMEMDLSRKRYATFDELRRYCYRAAAVVGLICIEIFGYTNPDAKLYAENLGIACQLTNILRDVKEDATKGRIYLPLEDLARFSVTETEILEGVYSDGFVRLMEFEAHRAREYYQRAQESLPPEDRSTLLTAEAMRLIYGSLLDRIVSSNYRVLDRRLSLSATHKLYLVGRAWATSRLGALRG
- the hpnE gene encoding hydroxysqualene dehydroxylase HpnE, whose amino-acid sequence is MARCAGRVTTTWVMIDSKDVVVVGGGFGGLSAGVALAERGFRVALLERKPELGGRAYSFEDPDTGDFVDNGQHVLMGCYTETLDFLRRIGSGDNLVFQKDLEIEMLAGPGRSATLRTAHLPGPLHMSAALMRYRHLSLKERYAAARGGLKLLKMRRRDRGALEKMTVTELMNQLGQSENARRAFWYPLSVATLNDEPEVSSAGLLAEVLMRAFFSRRSASAFVYSRVGLSELYCRAARSFVERAGGVIARRAIVEGLEVDGSGVVERIRLRDGSKLEAANFIVAAQAEHLVRMLPENVVADPFFQRINQLATSPIICVHAWFDREVTRSAFVGFIGTTTQWLFNKRRIFERHGERHPGYLSFVISGARRLVDLPNDDLLDLVLNDLSTMIPAARSAKVSKAIVLKEKQATMAPTTDSHRLRPGVTTPLKNLFLAGDWIQTGLPATIESAVISGRAAAAAVAARS
- a CDS encoding carotenoid biosynthesis protein, translated to MGFARLLLLTVALRPYVFVFLASFLIISIVNFGVRTTLLFTALTYAVSLTCEWSSVHNGFPFGLYHYLDATRDRELWVIGVPFMDSLSFTFLAFASYTVALLVTAPLYRSGWDLRLLDTWKIRRSPRVWLMASLFMVMIDFVVDPLSVLGDRWFLGKIFWYDPPGPHFGVPISNYLGWYLVAAVTIAIFVVLDRLLNRHARPLGGRPSFPSRALLGPALYLGIACFGITMLFRIGATEIGWASVFIYLPFLTLVIHIVTRTESYGGPETIEDHLRDFPYDNGIIGAERGPGPSPISRRGIA
- the hpnA gene encoding hopanoid-associated sugar epimerase — encoded protein: MPRLALVTGGNGFVGCHVVRALLTRGDRVRVLIRPGADRAALEGLEVELAIGDLRDREAVDRAVAGCDQVYHVAADYRLWVPEPAAMYAANVDGTCNVIEASRHARVERMVHCSTVGTLGIPPGGAGTEDTPVSIEKMVGPYKRSKFIAEQVALEAARAGAPVVVVNPSTPIGPLDLKPTPTGRIIVDFLNRRMPAYVDTGLNLVDVSDVAQGHLLAAERGRIGEKYILGGENLTLRELLERLARISGLPAPRVRLPYAVAFGFALGAEAVSRVLTHRAPRASVTEVRMSRKHMFFDSAKARGELGYSPRRVETALAAAVEFFRKTGLARDAA